From Desulfonatronum thiosulfatophilum:
CGAGCACCTCGCAAACCGGACGGTTTTTGTCGGCCGCTCCTCGTTTCCTGGAAAAAATGCTTTTTTTGCAGGATGCACGATTGCCCCCGCCCTGCGGCAACGGGCCCTGGCCGATATCTCCCGGGGCAGCAGGCCGGACTTCTCATGGTGGTGGGATCGCATGCGAAATTCGCCTCTCTGGCCGGGGCGGGAAGTGCGAAATGTGGGATATGCCGCGGAAGAATGCAGTCAGATGCATCGCATCCTGCATCTCCAGGCCGCGAACCTGGGGGGACAACTGACGGTCTTCGGAGACCAGGACTGGCCCACGCTGCTTCCCGGTCTGAAGGACATCCGTCCGGAAGTGGATTACTATGGACCGTTGCCCCGGATTTACCGTCAGGCCCGCTGCACCCTGAACCTGACCAGCCTGCTCCTCCCCCATGGCCTGACCCAGCGTCACTTCGACGTCTGGGCCGCCGGCGGATTCCTGCTTTCCGACGCAACACCGGGCCTGTCAATTTTCGATCAGGAACTGACCCGGGAAATCTCATTCAACTCCCCCGAAGACCTGACTGCCCTCCTCAACCGCCTGGAGGCGGACCCTCCCCTCTCGGACCACCTACGACACGCCTGGAAAAACCTGATCCGTGACGCACACACATACGACCATCGGATCGAACGCATCATGCAGGCCCTGAGAATCCATCAGATACCTGACCCCGTGTAATCAGGCTTCGAAACACAAATGATTTTCGGCGACCGCCGAAACCTAAACGCCTCAGCTCCCTCCAAACCCCACCTCGACCTTTCCGTCGGCAACAATGACCGGCACCTTGCGCTGGCCCTTGCTGAGAATGAGCATTTCATCCATCCGCGAAGCATCCGCCTTCACGTCATGATACACATGTCCAGGATGCGCCTCACGGGCGCGATTCGTGTAGGGTCACCCCTGCTTGCCGAAAATAACGGTCTTCTGCATTTCATATACCTCCCAAAAAAGATGATCCACAAACAGCTTGTCCCATCACCCATCACCCATCACCCATCACCCATCACCCATCACCCATCACCCATCACCCATCACCCATCACCCATCACCCATCACCCATCACCCATCACCCAAATTTGACATCCACCTCATTCCTAAGTCAATCTGACAAACAAGATTCGATTCATACATCGCACCGACGCCATCCAAACATTCGCCCCCCCAGAGCAGTGAAAAGCAGCGAAGGAGCATTTTATGCGTTTGGTTATAGTTTCCAATAGATTGCCCATCAGCCTTGAGGAGCAGGACGGCAAAATCGTCGCCAAGGAGTCCGTTGGTGGTCTGGCCACGGGATTAAATTCCTACCTGGATTCATTGGACCAGGATTCCCAGTTTAACGAGGATCCCTTGTGGATCGGATGGCCCGGCATGTACCTGGACGATCCGGATCGGTTCGATTTCTCCTCGCGGATCATGGGCAAGTTTCGAATCTGCCCGGTCAACCTGACCGACGCCCAGATGGACAGTTTCTATCTCGGATTCTGCAACTCCACCTTGTGGCCCTTGTTTCACTACTTTCCGTCTTATGTGGAATTTGATGAGAGTTCCTGGGACAGCTACGTGGAGGTGAACGACATCTTTCGCCAGGTTGTCGAATCCGTCCTGCAGCCGGACGACGTGGTCTGGGTGCATGACTACCAGATCATGCTTCTGCCGGAGATGATCCGGCGGAATCGACCGGACGTGTCCATCGGCTACTTCCTGCACATACCTTTCCCGTCTTATGAAATATTCCGTCTTCTCCCCAGCATTTGGCGAACCCGTCTCCTGCAGGGCCTGCTCGGGTCGGATCTGATCGGTTTCCACACCTATGACTACTCCCAGCATTTTTTGCGCAGCGTTTCCGCCATCCTCGGCCTGGAGCACAATTTGGGAAAAATCATGGTCGGAGACCGCTTGGCCAAAGTGGATACCTTTCCCATGGGCATCGACTACAATAAGTACGCCCAGGCGGCCAAGGACGAGCGCACCCAGACCGAGAAAGAGGAACTGCGACAATCCTTCGGTTCGGCCAAGATCATGCTCTCCATCGACCGTCTGGACTACAGCAAAGGCATAGCCAACCGGTTGCAGGGCTATGAGAAATTCCTGGAGTTGTATCCCCAGTGGCATGATCGGGTGATTTTGATGCTCGTGGTCGTGCCCTCCCGAACGGGAGTCGGCAAGTATCAGGAAATGAAAAAACAGATCGATGAGCTGGTGGGCGCGATCAACGGCCGCTTCGGAAAGCTGAACTGGACTCCGATCATCTACCAGTACACCACCTATCCGCTGCGCGAACTGACCATGCTCTACGATATCAGCGACGTGGCCCTGGTCACGCCGTTGCGGGACGGGATGAACCTGATCGCCAAGGAGTACATCGCCGCCAAGACTGAGAACAAAGGAGTTCTTGTTCTCAGCGAGACCGCCGGAGCGGCCATCGAAATGGGAGAAACACTGATCGTCAACGCGAACAGCGTTCTGGACATCGCCGAGACTATTCTTCGGGCCCTGGAAACGCCGGACGAGGAACAGGCCCGGGTCATGGTCCTGCTTAAGGATCGTATGGAACGCTTCGACGTCAACCACTGGGCCGAAGACTTCATGAATTCAATGCTTCTGATCAAGTCCGAGCAGGAACGGATGGAATCCACCTTCATCAACACGGATGCAGCCCAGGACGTAGTTCGACGCTTCAAGGCCGCTGATCGCAGACTGCTGCTCCTGGATTACGACGGCACGCTGGTACCGTTCCATGACGCGCCATCCATGGCCTGCCCCTCCGATGAAATCCGGAAAATCCTGTCCGCCTTGACCTCCATGCCGAATACGGAAGTGGTCATCCTCAGCGGCCGCAACAAGCACAACCTGGAACACTGCCTGGCTGATCCTCCCGTGGCCCTGGTGGCGGAGCACGGGGTCTGGATCCGGGAAATCGGAGGAGAATGGCAGATGATCCGCCCCCTGCTCAACGACTGGAAAGACCAGATTCGCCCCATCCTGGATCGGTACAGTTCCCGGGTACCGGGCACCTTCACCGAGGACAAGGACTTTTCCATGGCCTGGCATTACCGACAGGCCGACCGGAACCTCGGGGCCCAGCGCGCCCGAGAACTGGCGGAAACGTTACGCGTTCTGGCATCCAACGTCGGAATCCAGGTCCTGCAGAGCCCCATGGTGGTCGAGGTGCGCAGCGCCGGGATCAGCAAGGCCGTCGCGGCCATGCACTTCGCCTCCAAGCAGGAATGGGATTTCATTCTGGCCCTGGGGGACGCGGAAAGCGACGAGGAAATGTTCAAGACCCTGCCGGACCATGCAGTAACCATCCGCGTCGGCTCCGACCTCTCCCACGCCACCTACAATGTCCGAAATCCGAGGGCTGCCGGGGTTTTGTTGAAGAATTTTACGTTGTAGAGAGTGTGAACGTCGTCATTTTTGCGGTAAAGCACATGATGAATGTGAGGACTGAAGCGGCACCAACGGGCTGCAGGACTATTTCCAGCAGTCCGCAGGTGTTTTTTGTCCCAGTTGGTTGATGGTCATGGTCAGACAAATGGTATCATTTGCCTGCCTCCCCTGAGGATCTGCCTGTCCCTGAATGGTGAATGCCGTGGCATTGGCATGGGTCACGGTAATGTTGTAGTAGCTTTGATCAGATTTTACCGGAATGCTCGCACCGTCATACGTTCCGGCGTTCATCTCGCCATAGGTATAGTTGTTCGTGTAATATCGCTCCATGGCTTGAGCCGCGGCGACAAGGGCGGTTTTTCCGTCCGCACGCCGAGCATTCGTGGTGTACTTGGTGACCGCCGGAATTGCGATTGCCGCGAGTACTCCCAGAATGGCGACGACGATGAGCACTTCAATAATCGTGAAGCCTTTTATTCGCTTCATATGCAATATTTCCTCATTTTCAGCCTACATAATTACAGCAACCATTCTATCTGAGTTGACGCCAGGACTGTCTACCCGTTGTCGCGGCATCGCCAGGATTTTCCAAGACGACCTGCATGTCTCCACTGGAGCCGCTGAAGTATTTGTACTCCACTTCGCCGGCGGAAATGACCGCCGGAGTCTTGGCAATGCCTACATCCAGCTTTACTCCGCTTACGGGAACAGCAACCTCCTCCGTTGTGTCGTCCTCATTGACAATCGTTACCGTAACGAAGTCTTCAACATTGAAGAACATGTCTCCATTGAAGTCAAAAAACGAGAAATCGAGCCTACCGCCGCTCAAAGCGTCCAACTCCATCAGCCAACTAGATCCGCCGAAGTCGCAAGGATGCTCCGAAGGAATCATTGTCGTTAAAATTATTCGTCCATTACGTAGCAGAGCAGGACTGACGACCCGCTCCCCTTGCAGAATGTTCGTCGGTTTAATCAAGTCCAGGTACCAGCCGCGTCTGATAGGGTCCGTTGAATCTGATGTATCCGTGTAATTTACTAGGTAATTTGAAGTAACTCTTACGGGCATGTCATAATGGACGCCCTCAAAAAGAATATGCTGTTTCTTCAATATGCTGCGGTCAGTTTGCGGGATGAAACCGGTGTCTCGAATCCCATAAAACGTCTGATGCTTTGTAATATTATTTACGACGTTGTCGCCTGTTTCAAAAAATTTGCCCGTGCCGAAATATACCATTTTTCCACCATTAGGATGAGAACCCACCACCGGCCGTGCTGTAATTGGTTGAACATTACCATTTCGATCTCGTGCGGTAAAAAGTGGCTTCAGCGTATTACCATCTTTATAAGCAACACCCCAGCCTGGATTATTTATATTGCTGCTCGTCAAATCAAACTTCCACAGATTTCCTAGCAAATCCCCTGCATAAGCATAATCGGTAATTCTATCATTGTTAATGTCCACAGGAATAGGGGTTGACAATCCGTTTGGTGCTGCTTCTGTTCCTGTTTGTGTATCTATTGCCCCCAACCGAGCACCGGTTGTCAGATTGACGATAAAGAGTTTGGCCAGATGATTATTGCTGCCGTAGCCATTGCCAAAGATTGCCACCCACTGACCGTTTTTTAAACGCGCAATTGTCGGCTGTCCAATGGAATAACCAAGTTCTGGATCCGTGAACTCCCATAGCACATTTGCGGCTGTAAAATTATCAGGATCTGTTACATCTAAGGCAAATACAGACCTACCTCCAGCTCCTGTACTGCCTACCAAAATCGTTCTCCATTCTCCATTAATAAAAGCATCACCCACCCTCGGTGGGCCATCAACAAAATACCTATGTTCGTACTCAGGGTCTGTCAGCTTGCGCAAATGAGGAAACACTTCATTAGGTATATAGGCCATCATCTCCACTCCGTCGTCGGCCCGAAAGCCGTGGAGCATGCCGTCGTTGGCACCGAGGTAGATCATCTTAGTGCGGTCCTTGGTGGCATTGAGGAATTGATTGTAGGCTCCCTCAATCAACTCATCTCCGGTAAAACCCTCAGCTATTGTGGAAACATTATAGCCAAAGTTGGCAGCACCGACGAAAACCGGATCTGAATTGATAATGTCGCCTAGCAAACGAGTTCTAGCTCGGAAGATTCCATTCGGTAGTTCATTGCTTTTATCGCCCCGAAGATAGTTGAGTACCGCCTGTCCATGAGTTGTGCCGCCGTCGCCCATGAGAAAACTCTGCTGCGTAACGTTAAGATTGTTCCATTGAAACTTCACACCCTTTGGCGTGGATTCAGGGTTATATGTATAGATATTGCGTTGAGTGTGCTGAGGCAGCATATTTCCTGCCTCCCAATCCATACCACTAGTGCTGCCATCCATAAGCACTGGGAAGGAAATCAATTCGCCGGACCAGTCCGATGTCCGGAAGCGGGCCTGATAAACATAGGTGCCTGTATCAAGGCGAACGGAGTTGGCAACGACTGAGGCTGCGGAACCGGTAGTTTCCACAACTTCCTTGAAGATGTTTTCCAAATCATCTGCCAGTTTGGAGGGATCGATGGCGTAATAGTAGTTGTCCGGCAAACCATCTCCAGTCGAGTCCCAGGATGTCGGATCGGTGGGGAAATTTTTAGATTTGTTATAACCGCCCCATTTTGCGGCATAATACAACGGCTCTCTCAGAGATTGCGCGGTGGAGGGCCCCAAAGTGTAGGTATAGGATGTGGCTGGATCGTTATATTGGCAATGAGAGCAACCCGGGACATCGCTGCCTGAACTGCGATTGTAACCATTGATCCCGGAATGCACCTGGAAGCCGTCTAAGGTCGTTCCGCTGATCACATATCCGAAGCCCATAGCATTAGTGGTGGACTGACTAAAAACGTTTGTGGTGATGGTAATCTTGTCATCGGTGATTTGGTATCGGATCACACCGTTCAGGTCCATGTCGTAATCGCCACCCTGCTCGCTGTCTTCCCATTGAACGAGGAAAGAGCCCAAACCGGCTTCCAAATCCTGCTCAATGACCTTAAAATCAACAATGGCGCAATTGCCGCTAATGGTTGTGTTACGGCAAGCCGGCAAAAGAGTCACCGCGGGGGTAGATTGACCAGGCCTGGGAATCTCTAGCCGGGGCACGGCAGGAGCCAGTGACACACCGTATGTCTTGGTCTGGATCGCCGCTGCATTACCCTGTGAATCAACAAGATCTCCGCGTATACTTTCCGTATAAGCATAATGCGCAAGTCCTGCTATATGATAGGAACCTTGCAGTCGGGGCGCTTCGGGACAAATACCAAGCACGTCGCCAAGAGATCCGACAGTCTTTGATGTACACAATTGGTCATTTGCAGACCCGGCCTGCCCGACGAACCATGATCCGTCATGGATGTTTTCTCCCTGGCCGACGATACCCGTCAGGGAAGCAGCGGACGAGGCACCGAGTCCACTCACGCCGCTGAGCTGATCCGCATCGTACGAGGAGGCCGAGCTGTTGAAGCTGACAATGCTCAGATCAGCACACCAATTGCTGTTTGAAAGGGGATCCTGCCATGCGGTCAGGGCCGGTAGACCAGAAAGACGATCGGTGCCTGAGACGACATAATCGCCATGGGGCTGTTTTCCAGCCAGGTAACGCAAGGTCTCCAGGAAAATCTCCGACTGGGGATTTCCCCAGTTGGTGCAGCGCCCGTCATTAAAAGTATTCAGTCCCCAAGGACAGTTGTCGCCTCCATCAGATGTGCCGGCATTATAAGTTGCATCATTGTTTCCTGTACCGGTATGGTGACGATATCCGTAGATGCGAAAACTGTTCAGGGTTCTGATGATCCCACCGCCACTTGGCGCGCTTTTGAACGTTCCATCTGTCGTTATATTGATTTCATTACTGATATTGCCAAGGCTTCTGCGGAGTACTCCTCCAGACTTGTTGCGCATGTAGCTGCCTGTCAGCAGCCCAAAATGCAAGATTTCATCCTCTCCATACTGCTGCAGGAGGCCAATGGGTTTCAGGTTACCCTGCGGATACTGCTTGCACTTTTCAGTTCCCACCAAACCTGCGACACAAACTTGAACGAGTGCATTGAGTTCCAGAGTCTGAATTCCAGTTACGTTCCAGGGTGGGTTGTCTGAATTTGCAAATATGCCTGTGCTACTGACATCATTGCCGTTACTGAACCGAAGACCGCCAATCTGCATTTCGCTGTGACCGCTGCGGGTCACCTCTCCTTGCCAGCGGCATTGATGCCGTTCGTTAGCAGTCCAGAGCGAATAATTACCTTGAGAAATACGAATC
This genomic window contains:
- the uxx1 gene encoding UXX-star selenoprotein family 1, yielding MQKTVIFGKQGUPYTNRAREAHPGHVYHDVKADASRMDEMLILSKGQRKVPVIVADGKVEVGFGGS
- a CDS encoding bifunctional alpha,alpha-trehalose-phosphate synthase (UDP-forming)/trehalose-phosphatase; this translates as MRLVIVSNRLPISLEEQDGKIVAKESVGGLATGLNSYLDSLDQDSQFNEDPLWIGWPGMYLDDPDRFDFSSRIMGKFRICPVNLTDAQMDSFYLGFCNSTLWPLFHYFPSYVEFDESSWDSYVEVNDIFRQVVESVLQPDDVVWVHDYQIMLLPEMIRRNRPDVSIGYFLHIPFPSYEIFRLLPSIWRTRLLQGLLGSDLIGFHTYDYSQHFLRSVSAILGLEHNLGKIMVGDRLAKVDTFPMGIDYNKYAQAAKDERTQTEKEELRQSFGSAKIMLSIDRLDYSKGIANRLQGYEKFLELYPQWHDRVILMLVVVPSRTGVGKYQEMKKQIDELVGAINGRFGKLNWTPIIYQYTTYPLRELTMLYDISDVALVTPLRDGMNLIAKEYIAAKTENKGVLVLSETAGAAIEMGETLIVNANSVLDIAETILRALETPDEEQARVMVLLKDRMERFDVNHWAEDFMNSMLLIKSEQERMESTFINTDAAQDVVRRFKAADRRLLLLDYDGTLVPFHDAPSMACPSDEIRKILSALTSMPNTEVVILSGRNKHNLEHCLADPPVALVAEHGVWIREIGGEWQMIRPLLNDWKDQIRPILDRYSSRVPGTFTEDKDFSMAWHYRQADRNLGAQRARELAETLRVLASNVGIQVLQSPMVVEVRSAGISKAVAAMHFASKQEWDFILALGDAESDEEMFKTLPDHAVTIRVGSDLSHATYNVRNPRAAGVLLKNFTL
- a CDS encoding type IV pilin protein, with amino-acid sequence MKRIKGFTIIEVLIVVAILGVLAAIAIPAVTKYTTNARRADGKTALVAAAQAMERYYTNNYTYGEMNAGTYDGASIPVKSDQSYYNITVTHANATAFTIQGQADPQGRQANDTICLTMTINQLGQKTPADCWK
- a CDS encoding pilus assembly protein produces the protein MITHFFNFITKLKLYLILNLLFSILLVSSPGHALNISQVPLFVSQAVIPQVMLTMSNDHQLYFEAYPDYADLTGNGAAERTYNHAIDYYGYFDSKKCYDYDATQGMFQPKSITADKYCAGNWSGNFLNYISMARIDVIRKILYGGSRSTDTVTTTVLERTYLPNDAHSWVRYYDGFDLPQLTPFSSSSYTTTTSVTSITIPAGSRNDTTDRRTFATGWNNSSQVQIGDQLIIESQALPQSARMLGVVRSFNSGLVEVQITSSDGTGVTRSDWQLTNNSRRGYSFCNTSVAPDGTFSQIVTTPPLIRISQGNYSLWTANERHQCRWQGEVTRSGHSEMQIGGLRFSNGNDVSSTGIFANSDNPPWNVTGIQTLELNALVQVCVAGLVGTEKCKQYPQGNLKPIGLLQQYGEDEILHFGLLTGSYMRNKSGGVLRRSLGNISNEINITTDGTFKSAPSGGGIIRTLNSFRIYGYRHHTGTGNNDATYNAGTSDGGDNCPWGLNTFNDGRCTNWGNPQSEIFLETLRYLAGKQPHGDYVVSGTDRLSGLPALTAWQDPLSNSNWCADLSIVSFNSSASSYDADQLSGVSGLGASSAASLTGIVGQGENIHDGSWFVGQAGSANDQLCTSKTVGSLGDVLGICPEAPRLQGSYHIAGLAHYAYTESIRGDLVDSQGNAAAIQTKTYGVSLAPAVPRLEIPRPGQSTPAVTLLPACRNTTISGNCAIVDFKVIEQDLEAGLGSFLVQWEDSEQGGDYDMDLNGVIRYQITDDKITITTNVFSQSTTNAMGFGYVISGTTLDGFQVHSGINGYNRSSGSDVPGCSHCQYNDPATSYTYTLGPSTAQSLREPLYYAAKWGGYNKSKNFPTDPTSWDSTGDGLPDNYYYAIDPSKLADDLENIFKEVVETTGSAASVVANSVRLDTGTYVYQARFRTSDWSGELISFPVLMDGSTSGMDWEAGNMLPQHTQRNIYTYNPESTPKGVKFQWNNLNVTQQSFLMGDGGTTHGQAVLNYLRGDKSNELPNGIFRARTRLLGDIINSDPVFVGAANFGYNVSTIAEGFTGDELIEGAYNQFLNATKDRTKMIYLGANDGMLHGFRADDGVEMMAYIPNEVFPHLRKLTDPEYEHRYFVDGPPRVGDAFINGEWRTILVGSTGAGGRSVFALDVTDPDNFTAANVLWEFTDPELGYSIGQPTIARLKNGQWVAIFGNGYGSNNHLAKLFIVNLTTGARLGAIDTQTGTEAAPNGLSTPIPVDINNDRITDYAYAGDLLGNLWKFDLTSSNINNPGWGVAYKDGNTLKPLFTARDRNGNVQPITARPVVGSHPNGGKMVYFGTGKFFETGDNVVNNITKHQTFYGIRDTGFIPQTDRSILKKQHILFEGVHYDMPVRVTSNYLVNYTDTSDSTDPIRRGWYLDLIKPTNILQGERVVSPALLRNGRIILTTMIPSEHPCDFGGSSWLMELDALSGGRLDFSFFDFNGDMFFNVEDFVTVTIVNEDDTTEEVAVPVSGVKLDVGIAKTPAVISAGEVEYKYFSGSSGDMQVVLENPGDAATTGRQSWRQLR